From the genome of Nocardia sp. NBC_01503, one region includes:
- a CDS encoding acyl-CoA dehydrogenase family protein has protein sequence MSFIETDEQKALREAVAKLAAKYNFRDYAGPKARKGEPFDELWDEAGKLGFLGVNLPEEYGGGGAGIYELALVQEELAAQGCGLLLMVVSPAICGTIITKYGTEAQKRHWLTKLADGSGKMVFGITEPDAGSNSHKITTTARRDGEDWILNGRKIFISGVDQAEAVLIVARSENAKTGNLQPALFIVPTDAPGFVKTKQEMDIIEPDNQFTLFLDDVRLPATALVGQEDAAIAQLFAGLNPERIMGAAMAIGMGRYAIDRAVAYAKERAVWKGAPIGSHQGISHPLAQVKIELELAKVMMCKAAFLYDSGDDFGAAEAANMAKYAAAEASIKALDQAIQTHGGAGLTSDVGLAGMLAAARIARVAPVSREMILNFVAQHSLGLPRSY, from the coding sequence ATGAGCTTCATCGAGACCGACGAGCAGAAGGCGCTGCGCGAAGCCGTCGCCAAACTGGCCGCCAAGTACAACTTCCGCGATTACGCCGGACCCAAGGCCCGCAAGGGTGAACCGTTCGACGAATTGTGGGACGAGGCGGGCAAACTCGGCTTCCTCGGCGTCAATCTGCCGGAGGAGTACGGCGGTGGCGGCGCGGGCATCTACGAGCTGGCCCTGGTACAGGAGGAGCTGGCCGCGCAGGGCTGCGGCCTGCTGCTCATGGTGGTCTCTCCGGCCATCTGCGGCACCATCATCACCAAGTACGGCACCGAGGCGCAGAAGCGGCACTGGCTGACCAAGCTGGCCGACGGCTCCGGCAAGATGGTCTTCGGTATCACCGAACCGGATGCGGGCTCGAATTCGCACAAGATCACCACCACCGCGCGCCGCGATGGTGAGGACTGGATTCTCAACGGGCGCAAGATCTTCATCTCCGGTGTCGATCAGGCCGAGGCGGTGCTCATCGTGGCCCGCAGCGAGAACGCCAAGACCGGCAATCTGCAGCCCGCCCTGTTCATCGTCCCCACCGATGCCCCCGGCTTCGTGAAGACGAAGCAGGAGATGGACATTATCGAGCCGGACAATCAGTTCACGCTGTTCCTCGATGATGTGCGCCTGCCCGCCACCGCCCTGGTCGGCCAGGAGGACGCCGCCATCGCGCAGCTGTTCGCGGGCCTGAATCCGGAGCGCATCATGGGTGCGGCCATGGCAATCGGCATGGGCCGCTACGCCATTGACCGCGCCGTCGCCTACGCCAAGGAGCGCGCGGTCTGGAAGGGCGCGCCGATCGGTTCGCACCAGGGCATTTCGCATCCCCTCGCCCAGGTGAAGATCGAACTGGAACTGGCCAAGGTCATGATGTGCAAGGCCGCGTTCCTGTACGACTCGGGCGACGACTTCGGTGCCGCCGAGGCCGCGAATATGGCGAAATACGCTGCGGCGGAGGCGAGTATCAAGGCACTCGATCAGGCCATCCAGACCCACGGCGGCGCGGGCCTGACCTCCGATGTGGGCCTGGCGGGCATGCTCGCGGCCGCGCGTATCGCGCGGGTGGCCCCGGTCAGCCGCGAGATGATCCTCAATTTCGTGGCACAGCATTCGCTCGGCCTGCCCCGGTCCTACTGA
- a CDS encoding enoyl-CoA hydratase family protein, with protein sequence MSDATPDAPFVRYEVRDGFAVLTLDSPHNRNALSSKLVTELLAGLESAAADSAVRGVVLTHTGNTFCAGADLKEALDADPAAAADIRTGWMVRVLRDILELPKPVIAQIDGNVRAGGMGIVGACDIAVAGRGSSFALTEARLGLAPFVISLTLLPRMTSRAAGRYFQTGETFDAAEAERNGLISIAADDPDSEVKRLISELRKGSPQGLAESKRLTTAATLAEVDRSALALAKRSGSFFGTPDVIEGMTAFFQRRPPSWAE encoded by the coding sequence ATGAGTGACGCCACCCCCGACGCGCCGTTCGTGCGCTATGAGGTGCGGGACGGATTCGCCGTCCTGACCCTGGACTCCCCGCACAATCGCAATGCCCTGTCCTCGAAACTGGTGACCGAGCTGCTGGCGGGACTGGAGAGCGCGGCCGCCGATTCCGCGGTGCGCGGGGTGGTGCTCACCCACACCGGCAATACCTTCTGCGCCGGGGCCGATCTCAAGGAGGCCCTGGACGCCGATCCGGCGGCCGCCGCCGATATCCGCACCGGCTGGATGGTGCGGGTACTGCGCGACATCCTGGAGCTGCCCAAACCCGTCATCGCCCAGATCGACGGCAATGTGCGCGCGGGCGGGATGGGCATTGTCGGGGCCTGCGATATCGCGGTCGCCGGTCGCGGCAGCAGCTTCGCCCTCACCGAAGCCCGCCTCGGCCTCGCGCCTTTCGTGATTTCGCTGACTCTGCTGCCCCGGATGACCTCGCGGGCGGCAGGCCGCTACTTCCAGACCGGTGAGACCTTCGACGCCGCCGAGGCCGAGCGCAACGGTCTCATCAGCATTGCCGCCGACGATCCGGACTCGGAGGTGAAACGCCTGATCAGCGAGTTGCGCAAGGGTTCGCCGCAGGGTCTGGCGGAGAGTAAGCGGCTCACCACCGCCGCCACCCTCGCCGAGGTCGACCGGTCCGCGCTCGCCCTGGCCAAGCGCTCGGGCAGCTTCTTCGGCACCCCCGATGTGATCGAGGGCATGACGGCCTTCTTTCAGCGTCGGCCACCGAGCTGGGCAGAATAG
- a CDS encoding acetyl/propionyl/methylcrotonyl-CoA carboxylase subunit alpha translates to MTASRSDSVGGGGRATGGLTNVLVANRGEIARRVFATCRRMGIATTAVYSDADAAAPHVAEADSAIRLPGNTPGETYLRGELIIEAALAAGADAIHPGYGFLSENAEFAKAVQAAGLTWIGPPVTAIEQMGSKVESKKMMDAAGVPVLAELDPAEVTAEMLPVLIKASSGGGGRGMRVVRDLADLQEQLEGARREAESAFGDPTVFCERYLETGRHIEVQVMADTRGTVWAVGERECSIQRRHQKVVEEAPSPLVEKIDGMRARLFEAAKLATEAIGYEGAGTVEFLADEKGDFFFLEMNTRLQVEHPVTEQVTGLDLVRLQLQVAAGRPLPATQPGMRGHSIEVRLYAEDPAHDWQPQSGTVHKLEIPGTTGEFTVLTESGVRLDTGVVDGSVVGVHYDPMLSKVISFAETRDEAAHLLASALQRAKIHGLVTNRDLLVRVLRHPAFLAGDTDTAFFATHGLDALSAPLASESDEALSIIAAALADAAANRRAARVGFGLPSGWRNLPSQPQSKSYESRVTGKHEVRYTRTREGLRVDGHPGLELLEATPDSVILQVPGERGPVRRRFQVARYGDLVAVDSPLGPVTVRRLPRFEDPADQVAEGSLLAPMPGSVIRLGAELGSRVEKGQPILWLEAMKMEHTIAAPAAGVLTELNVIAGQQVEVGAVLAVVQPEENQE, encoded by the coding sequence ATGACAGCATCGCGAAGCGATTCGGTGGGGGGCGGTGGCCGGGCGACGGGTGGGCTGACGAACGTTCTCGTAGCCAACCGTGGCGAGATCGCGCGGCGGGTGTTCGCCACCTGCCGTCGCATGGGAATCGCCACCACCGCCGTGTATTCCGATGCCGATGCCGCCGCACCGCATGTGGCGGAGGCGGATTCGGCTATTCGGCTGCCCGGCAATACTCCCGGCGAGACCTACCTGCGCGGTGAGCTGATCATCGAGGCGGCCCTGGCCGCCGGTGCCGACGCCATTCACCCCGGATACGGATTCCTCTCCGAGAATGCCGAATTCGCGAAGGCCGTACAGGCCGCGGGCCTGACCTGGATCGGCCCGCCCGTAACCGCCATCGAGCAGATGGGCTCCAAGGTCGAGTCCAAGAAGATGATGGACGCCGCCGGTGTCCCGGTACTCGCCGAGCTCGATCCGGCCGAGGTCACCGCGGAGATGCTGCCGGTGCTCATCAAGGCGTCCTCCGGTGGCGGCGGTCGCGGTATGCGCGTGGTGCGCGACCTCGCCGACCTGCAAGAGCAGTTGGAAGGCGCACGGCGCGAAGCGGAATCGGCGTTCGGTGATCCGACCGTCTTCTGTGAGCGTTACCTGGAGACCGGCCGCCATATCGAGGTGCAGGTCATGGCCGACACCCGGGGCACCGTGTGGGCCGTCGGCGAGCGTGAGTGCTCCATTCAGCGCCGTCATCAGAAGGTCGTCGAAGAAGCCCCGTCCCCGCTGGTCGAGAAGATCGACGGGATGCGGGCGCGCCTGTTCGAAGCGGCCAAGCTCGCCACCGAGGCCATCGGCTACGAGGGCGCGGGCACCGTCGAATTCCTGGCCGACGAGAAGGGCGACTTCTTCTTCCTGGAGATGAATACCCGTCTCCAGGTGGAACATCCGGTCACCGAGCAGGTCACCGGGCTGGATCTGGTTCGCCTGCAATTGCAGGTGGCCGCCGGTCGTCCACTGCCCGCGACCCAGCCCGGTATGCGCGGCCACTCCATCGAGGTGCGCCTGTACGCCGAGGATCCGGCGCATGATTGGCAGCCGCAGAGCGGTACCGTGCACAAGCTCGAAATCCCGGGCACCACGGGCGAATTCACCGTACTGACCGAGTCCGGCGTGCGCCTGGACACCGGTGTGGTGGACGGCTCGGTGGTCGGCGTGCACTACGACCCGATGCTGTCGAAGGTCATCTCCTTCGCCGAAACCCGGGACGAGGCAGCGCATCTGCTGGCCTCGGCGCTGCAACGCGCCAAGATTCACGGTCTGGTCACCAACCGCGATCTGCTCGTGCGCGTCCTGCGGCATCCGGCGTTCCTGGCCGGTGACACCGATACCGCCTTCTTCGCCACGCACGGCCTGGACGCCCTGTCTGCGCCGCTGGCCTCGGAATCCGATGAGGCACTGTCGATTATCGCCGCCGCCCTCGCCGATGCCGCCGCCAATCGCAGGGCCGCCCGCGTCGGTTTCGGCCTGCCCAGCGGCTGGCGCAATCTGCCGTCGCAGCCGCAGTCCAAGTCGTACGAGAGCCGGGTCACCGGTAAGCACGAGGTGCGCTACACCCGCACCCGCGAAGGACTTCGGGTCGACGGCCATCCGGGTCTCGAATTGCTCGAAGCCACACCGGATTCCGTCATCCTCCAGGTGCCGGGCGAGCGCGGCCCGGTGCGCCGCCGCTTCCAGGTGGCGCGCTACGGCGATCTGGTGGCCGTGGATTCCCCCCTCGGTCCGGTGACCGTGCGCCGCCTGCCGCGTTTCGAGGATCCGGCTGATCAGGTGGCCGAGGGTTCCCTGCTCGCCCCCATGCCCGGATCGGTCATCCGCCTGGGCGCCGAGCTGGGCAGCCGTGTCGAGAAGGGCCAGCCCATTCTGTGGCTGGAGGCGATGAAGATGGAGCACACCATTGCCGCCCCCGCCGCCGGAGTGCTCACCGAACTCAATGTCATCGCGGGTCAGCAGGTAGAAGTCGGTGCCGTGCTCGCCGTGGTCCAGCCCGAAGAAAATCAGGAGTAG
- a CDS encoding bifunctional glycosyltransferase family 2/GtrA family protein: MSDTVTAVRAAEPAESVTAPVVDVVVPVYNEEVDLGPCVRRLHAFLILNFPFTARITIADNASTDSTLRVARQLAAELDGVRVVHLDRKGRGRALREVWQGSDAQVVAYMDVDLSTDLNALLPLIAPLVSGHSDLAIGTRLASSSRVVRGPKREIISRCYNLILRTSLQAKFSDAQCGFKAMRSQVARMVLPLVEDGEWFFDTELLVLAERIGLRIHEVPVDWIDDPDSRVDIVDTARKDLRGIWRVGRALGSGRLPINELRAAIGREPLVEGVPLGMVGQLVRFGIVGVASTLAYLLLYVLLQSITGAQAANFLALLITAIGNTAANRAFTFGVRGSAQAVSHQLQGLTIFGIGLALTSGSLFALHHWAPGSAVHLELVVLVIANLIATLVRFVGLRWVFRKAGAHDAAGSR; encoded by the coding sequence ATGTCCGACACCGTGACCGCCGTCCGGGCGGCGGAACCCGCAGAGTCCGTGACCGCGCCCGTAGTTGACGTGGTCGTGCCCGTCTACAACGAAGAGGTCGATCTCGGACCGTGCGTGCGCAGACTGCACGCCTTCCTCATCCTGAACTTCCCGTTCACCGCACGCATCACCATCGCCGACAATGCCTCCACCGACTCCACCCTGCGGGTCGCGCGCCAACTCGCCGCCGAACTCGACGGCGTCCGGGTGGTGCACCTGGACCGCAAGGGCCGCGGCCGCGCACTGCGCGAAGTGTGGCAGGGCTCGGACGCACAGGTCGTCGCGTATATGGACGTGGACCTCTCCACGGATCTGAACGCACTGCTGCCGCTGATCGCGCCGCTGGTCTCCGGACACTCCGATCTGGCCATCGGCACCCGGCTGGCCTCCTCCTCTCGGGTGGTGCGCGGACCCAAGCGGGAGATCATCTCGCGCTGCTACAACCTGATCCTGCGTACCTCGCTACAGGCCAAATTCTCCGATGCGCAATGCGGTTTCAAGGCCATGCGCAGCCAGGTGGCGCGCATGGTGCTGCCGCTGGTGGAGGATGGCGAATGGTTCTTCGACACCGAACTGCTGGTGCTGGCCGAACGCATCGGACTGCGCATTCACGAGGTGCCGGTGGACTGGATCGACGATCCGGACAGCCGCGTCGATATCGTCGACACCGCGCGCAAGGATCTGCGGGGCATCTGGCGGGTCGGGCGGGCGCTGGGCTCGGGGCGGCTGCCCATCAATGAGCTACGCGCCGCCATCGGACGCGAACCGCTGGTGGAGGGCGTCCCGCTCGGCATGGTCGGACAGCTGGTGCGATTCGGCATTGTGGGTGTCGCCTCCACCCTGGCGTATCTGCTGCTATACGTTCTGCTGCAATCGATTACGGGTGCGCAGGCGGCCAACTTCCTGGCGCTTTTGATCACCGCCATCGGCAATACCGCCGCCAATCGAGCCTTCACCTTCGGGGTGCGCGGATCCGCGCAGGCGGTATCGCATCAACTGCAGGGCCTGACCATCTTCGGTATCGGGCTGGCATTGACCAGCGGATCCCTTTTCGCACTGCATCATTGGGCGCCGGGCTCGGCGGTACATTTGGAACTGGTGGTGCTGGTGATCGCGAATCTTATCGCGACACTGGTGCGATTCGTCGGATTGCGCTGGGTGTTCCGCAAGGCCGGGGCACACGATGCGGCGGGCAGCCGGTGA
- a CDS encoding TetR/AcrR family transcriptional regulator gives MATPHEPKQDRSRATRQRLLEATIDCLAETGWAAATVAVVAERAGVSRGAAQHHFPTREDLITAALEYMFETRMAQSLADAQAIGEIAEGAGRTEAVVTALVEGYTTSLFKAALQVWTHAAADPALRERIVPLEAKFGRTSHRMAVEALGVDDSDPVAHHLVQATLDLARGLGLADVLTDDSLRRKEIVQQWAATLHTALAAER, from the coding sequence ATGGCTACACCCCACGAACCCAAGCAGGACCGCAGCCGGGCCACCCGGCAGCGGCTGCTGGAGGCGACCATCGACTGCCTGGCCGAGACCGGCTGGGCGGCGGCGACCGTCGCGGTGGTGGCCGAGCGCGCCGGGGTGTCGCGCGGTGCGGCACAGCATCACTTTCCGACCCGCGAGGATCTGATCACCGCGGCGCTGGAGTACATGTTCGAAACCCGTATGGCCCAGTCGCTCGCCGACGCGCAGGCCATCGGTGAGATCGCCGAGGGCGCGGGCCGCACCGAGGCGGTGGTGACCGCGCTCGTGGAGGGTTACACCACCTCGCTGTTCAAAGCGGCGTTACAGGTGTGGACCCATGCCGCCGCCGATCCCGCACTGCGCGAACGCATTGTGCCTCTCGAAGCCAAGTTCGGCCGCACGTCGCACCGTATGGCGGTGGAGGCGCTCGGCGTCGACGACTCCGATCCCGTTGCGCACCATCTGGTTCAGGCCACCCTGGATCTGGCGCGCGGTCTGGGGCTGGCGGATGTGCTCACCGATGATTCGTTGCGCCGCAAGGAGATCGTGCAGCAGTGGGCGGCCACCCTGCACACCGCTTTGGCTGCCGAGCGTTGA
- a CDS encoding glycosyltransferase family 39 protein: MTATFTERQVVSPPPAADPRSSRWEYPALAALLIGTAIAYLWNLSVNGWANSFYAAAVQAGSVSWKAFFFGSSDAANSITVDKTPLSLWPMEISVRIFGLHSWSMLLPQALIGVASVALLWATVRRVFGPSAGLLAGLALAVTPVAALMFRFNNPDALLVLLMIAATWAMTRAVEDGRWRWLLYTGLFIGLGFLTKQLQVLLVVPALALTYLVAGPPKLGKRIAQLFAAGAAMLAGAGWWLLIAEFWPADDRPYFGGSQHNSIVELTLGYNGLGRLNGDETGSVGPGGELPAGGNGMWGSTGITRMFEPQQGGQIAWLIPAALILLAAALVLRGRAARTDQQRAGLLLWGGWLLVTGLVFSFMKGIFHQYYTVALAPAVAALVGIGVVMLWREREKLWVRAALALALGATIATAWMLLTRSNSFQPWLRWTVAAAGVAVTALLLVRLPRRIEIAAATAAIVIGLAGPLAYTVDTLATGHEGPIPSAGPNVRGGFGFGPGGPRGDGGAQPMNGDGAQGGPNGGIPGGSTGGNQGGPNGGNQGGARGNPGGAPGGANTPGGTGKGGREGGGAGNFMMASKPSAKITALLSANGDEYTWVAAAIGSNSAAGFQLATQLPVMPVGGFNGSDPSPTLEQFQRYVADGDIHYFIGGGGFGSNRSGSHSSEITKWVEDHFTSQEVDGVTLYDLTAPKTR; encoded by the coding sequence ATGACCGCGACATTCACTGAACGCCAGGTGGTTTCGCCGCCACCCGCTGCCGACCCGCGAAGCTCGCGCTGGGAGTATCCGGCGCTGGCGGCGCTGCTCATCGGTACGGCGATCGCCTATCTGTGGAATCTGTCGGTGAACGGCTGGGCGAATTCGTTCTATGCCGCCGCGGTACAGGCGGGTTCGGTGTCGTGGAAGGCGTTCTTCTTCGGCTCCTCCGACGCGGCCAACTCCATTACGGTCGACAAGACGCCACTGTCGTTGTGGCCCATGGAGATTTCGGTCCGGATCTTCGGCCTGCACAGCTGGAGCATGCTGCTGCCGCAGGCGCTCATCGGTGTGGCCTCGGTGGCGCTGCTGTGGGCGACCGTGCGGCGGGTCTTCGGGCCGAGCGCCGGGCTGCTGGCCGGACTCGCGCTCGCCGTGACTCCCGTCGCGGCCCTGATGTTCCGGTTCAACAATCCCGATGCCCTGCTGGTACTGCTCATGATCGCCGCCACCTGGGCGATGACCCGCGCGGTCGAGGACGGCCGCTGGCGGTGGCTGCTGTACACCGGCTTGTTCATCGGACTCGGCTTCCTCACCAAACAATTGCAGGTGCTGCTGGTGGTGCCCGCGCTGGCACTGACCTACCTGGTCGCCGGGCCGCCGAAACTCGGCAAGCGTATCGCGCAGCTCTTCGCGGCCGGGGCGGCCATGCTGGCGGGTGCGGGCTGGTGGTTGCTGATCGCCGAATTCTGGCCCGCCGATGATCGGCCGTATTTCGGTGGCTCACAGCATAATTCGATTGTCGAACTGACCCTCGGCTACAACGGGCTGGGCCGGTTGAACGGCGACGAGACCGGCAGCGTCGGCCCGGGCGGCGAACTCCCCGCCGGCGGCAACGGCATGTGGGGCTCGACCGGTATCACCCGCATGTTCGAACCGCAGCAGGGCGGGCAGATCGCCTGGCTGATTCCGGCCGCGCTCATCCTGCTGGCGGCGGCACTCGTCTTGCGCGGCAGGGCAGCTCGCACCGATCAGCAGCGCGCCGGACTCCTGCTCTGGGGCGGCTGGCTGCTGGTGACCGGACTGGTCTTCAGCTTCATGAAGGGCATTTTCCACCAGTACTACACGGTGGCGCTGGCTCCGGCTGTGGCGGCGCTGGTCGGCATCGGCGTGGTCATGCTCTGGCGCGAACGCGAGAAGCTCTGGGTGCGTGCGGCTTTGGCGCTTGCCCTGGGCGCCACCATCGCGACGGCGTGGATGCTGCTGACCCGCAGCAACTCCTTCCAGCCCTGGCTGCGCTGGACGGTGGCGGCCGCGGGAGTCGCGGTCACCGCGCTACTGCTCGTGCGCCTGCCCCGCAGGATCGAAATCGCGGCGGCCACAGCGGCAATCGTGATCGGTCTCGCCGGACCGCTCGCCTACACGGTGGACACCCTCGCCACCGGACATGAGGGACCGATCCCCAGCGCCGGACCGAATGTGCGCGGCGGCTTCGGCTTCGGCCCCGGTGGGCCGCGCGGTGACGGCGGTGCGCAACCCATGAACGGTGATGGCGCCCAAGGCGGCCCGAACGGCGGGATCCCGGGCGGATCGACCGGTGGCAACCAAGGCGGGCCGAACGGTGGCAACCAAGGTGGTGCGCGCGGCAATCCGGGCGGCGCTCCCGGCGGCGCGAACACCCCGGGCGGTACCGGCAAGGGCGGTCGCGAGGGCGGTGGCGCGGGCAACTTCATGATGGCCAGCAAGCCCAGCGCGAAGATCACCGCACTGCTGTCCGCCAATGGTGACGAGTACACCTGGGTGGCCGCGGCCATCGGTTCGAACAGTGCCGCGGGCTTCCAGCTCGCCACCCAGCTGCCGGTCATGCCGGTGGGCGGGTTCAACGGCAGTGATCCGTCCCCGACCCTGGAGCAGTTCCAGCGGTACGTGGCCGATGGGGATATCCACTACTTCATCGGTGGCGGCGGCTTCGGTTCCAACCGGTCGGGTTCGCACAGCTCCGAGATCACCAAGTGGGTCGAGGACCACTTCACCTCGCAGGAGGTGGACGGCGTAACCCTCTACGACCTGACCGCACCGAAGACGCGGTAG
- the thiD gene encoding bifunctional hydroxymethylpyrimidine kinase/phosphomethylpyrimidine kinase, translating to MKLLPLAPNGQTPVRALTIAGTDSGGGAGIQADSRTMAMCGVHACVAVAAVTVQNTLGVSGFHEIPPEIVAGQVRTVVGDIGIGAAKTGMLASTAIIEAVAAVCEEVGIGREGSIPLVVDPVAASMHGDPLLHASALDALRDTLIPLATVITPNLDEVRLLTGIEVVDDLTAHKAAEALHALGPKWAIVKGGHLRTSEFSTDLLFDGETFHELTAPRIATGNDHGGGDTLAAAMASALAHGYSVPAAFTFAKEWTRRCLEASYDLGAGHGPVSPLWRLHEDATSLLGDGTGPS from the coding sequence GTGAAGCTCTTGCCGCTGGCCCCGAATGGGCAGACCCCCGTCCGCGCGCTCACCATCGCGGGGACCGATTCCGGCGGCGGCGCCGGTATTCAGGCCGACTCCCGCACCATGGCGATGTGTGGCGTGCACGCGTGCGTGGCGGTGGCCGCGGTGACCGTGCAGAACACGCTCGGGGTAAGTGGATTCCATGAGATTCCGCCGGAGATCGTGGCCGGGCAGGTGCGAACCGTGGTGGGCGATATCGGAATCGGGGCCGCCAAGACCGGGATGCTCGCCTCCACCGCCATTATCGAAGCCGTCGCGGCGGTCTGCGAAGAGGTCGGCATCGGACGCGAGGGCAGCATCCCGCTGGTGGTCGATCCGGTGGCCGCCTCCATGCACGGCGATCCGCTCCTGCACGCCTCGGCCCTGGACGCCTTGCGCGACACCCTCATTCCCCTCGCCACCGTCATCACCCCGAACCTCGACGAGGTGCGGCTGCTCACCGGTATCGAGGTGGTCGACGATCTCACCGCGCACAAGGCCGCCGAGGCGCTGCACGCGCTCGGGCCGAAATGGGCCATCGTCAAGGGCGGACATCTGCGCACCTCGGAATTCAGCACCGATCTGCTGTTCGACGGCGAGACCTTCCATGAGCTGACCGCGCCGCGCATCGCCACCGGGAATGATCACGGCGGCGGCGACACCCTGGCCGCCGCCATGGCGAGCGCCCTCGCACACGGCTATTCGGTCCCAGCGGCCTTCACCTTCGCCAAGGAATGGACCCGCCGCTGCCTCGAAGCGTCTTACGACCTGGGCGCGGGGCACGGGCCGGTTTCTCCGCTGTGGCGCTTGCACGAAGATGCGACTTCCCTACTCGGCGACGGCACGGGCCCTTCGTAG
- a CDS encoding acyl-CoA carboxylase subunit beta: MSILRTTVDPKSADYQAAAEAMTAKLGEVEAEYAKNIAGGGPDKMARHRKRGKLTARERIELLLDEDSPFLELAPLAAWGSDFHVGASVIAGIGIVEGVECMIVAPDPTVRGGTSNPWTLRKNLRMNDIALENRLPVIGLVESGGADLPTQKEVFVPGGRMFRDLTRLSAAGIPTIALVFGNSTAGGAYIPGMSDYTVMIKERSKVFLGGPPLVKMATGEESDDESLGGAEMHARTSGLADYLAVDEQDAIRLGRSIVRRLNWQKKGPAPRPVTEVIEPLYNQDELLGIVPGDLKIPFDPREVIARVVDGSDFDEFKPLYGSSLVTGWAELHGYPVGILANARGVLFSEEAQKATQFIQLANQSDIPLLFLHNTTGYMVGKEYEQGGIIKHGAMMINAVSNSKVPHISLLMGASYGAGHYGMCGRAYDPRFVFAWPSAKSAVMGGAQLAGVISIVGRAANEARGIPFNEEADAGMRAMIEAQIEAESLPMFMSGRLYDDGVIDPRDTRTVLGMALSAIHNAPIKGAEGFGVFRM, translated from the coding sequence TTGAGTATTCTGCGCACCACCGTAGATCCGAAGTCGGCGGATTATCAGGCCGCCGCCGAGGCGATGACGGCCAAACTCGGCGAGGTCGAGGCCGAGTACGCCAAGAACATCGCGGGCGGCGGCCCGGACAAGATGGCGCGGCATCGCAAGCGCGGCAAGCTGACCGCGCGCGAGCGCATCGAGCTGCTGCTGGATGAGGATTCGCCGTTCCTGGAGTTGGCCCCGCTGGCGGCATGGGGCAGTGACTTCCATGTCGGCGCGAGCGTTATCGCCGGTATCGGCATTGTGGAGGGCGTCGAATGCATGATCGTCGCGCCCGATCCGACCGTGCGCGGCGGCACCTCGAACCCGTGGACGCTGCGCAAGAACCTGCGCATGAACGATATCGCGCTGGAGAACCGGCTCCCGGTCATCGGCCTGGTGGAGTCCGGCGGCGCGGATCTGCCGACGCAGAAGGAGGTCTTCGTCCCGGGCGGCCGCATGTTCCGCGATCTGACCCGGCTGTCGGCGGCCGGAATCCCCACCATCGCACTGGTTTTCGGTAACTCCACCGCCGGTGGCGCGTACATCCCGGGCATGTCCGACTACACGGTCATGATCAAGGAGCGTTCCAAGGTATTCCTGGGCGGGCCGCCGCTGGTGAAGATGGCCACCGGTGAGGAGTCCGATGACGAATCCCTGGGCGGCGCTGAAATGCACGCCCGGACTTCGGGTTTGGCGGACTACCTGGCCGTGGACGAACAGGACGCCATTCGGCTCGGCCGATCCATCGTGCGCCGGTTGAACTGGCAGAAGAAGGGCCCGGCTCCACGCCCGGTCACCGAGGTCATCGAGCCGCTGTACAACCAGGACGAGTTGCTCGGCATCGTTCCCGGTGATCTGAAGATCCCGTTCGATCCGCGCGAGGTCATCGCCCGAGTGGTGGACGGCTCCGACTTCGACGAGTTCAAGCCGCTGTACGGCTCCAGTCTCGTCACCGGATGGGCCGAGCTGCACGGTTATCCGGTCGGCATTCTCGCCAACGCGCGGGGCGTGCTCTTCTCCGAAGAGGCACAGAAGGCCACGCAGTTCATCCAGCTGGCCAACCAGTCCGACATCCCACTGTTGTTCCTGCACAACACCACCGGCTACATGGTCGGCAAGGAATACGAGCAGGGCGGCATCATCAAGCACGGCGCGATGATGATCAACGCGGTCTCGAACTCCAAGGTCCCGCATATCTCGCTGCTGATGGGCGCGTCCTACGGTGCGGGCCACTACGGCATGTGCGGTCGCGCCTACGATCCGCGCTTCGTCTTCGCCTGGCCCAGCGCGAAATCCGCCGTCATGGGTGGTGCGCAGCTGGCGGGCGTCATCTCCATTGTCGGCCGGGCCGCCAATGAGGCCCGCGGTATCCCGTTCAACGAGGAGGCCGATGCCGGTATGCGCGCCATGATCGAGGCGCAGATCGAGGCCGAATCGCTGCCCATGTTCATGTCGGGCCGCCTGTACGACGACGGCGTCATCGACCCGCGCGACACCCGCACGGTATTGGGAATGGCGTTGTCCGCCATCCACAATGCCCCGATCAAGGGCGCTGAGGGCTTCGGCGTCTTCCGAATGTGA